The following proteins come from a genomic window of Fusobacterium sp.:
- the iadA gene encoding beta-aspartyl-peptidase, whose protein sequence is MFRLIKNVEVYSPKFLGIKDILFYNDKIVKIGNDINIDGFDCEIIDGTGKKAIPGYIDQHIHITGGGGEGSFKTRVPEAPLSKIVEAGVTTVVGVLGTDSTTRNVENLLAKAKSLKEEGISCYITTGAYEFPSPTITGTVKRDVTFIEEIIGVKLAISDHRASFINENILEDLGSQVRTAGMFADKAGIVVLHMGDGSRVLSQVLNVIKDSEIPIKHFIPTHVNRKAEVFEAALDFAKRGGYIDITSSFTEEDYMTAAKGVIAAQKAGVPLDRITFSSDGYGSFSDYDEAGNLIRIGASPIDTDHQQIIELVKKYGFDLEEALQFLTVNPAKALKLYPNKGILTEGSDADMILLDENLDINDVFALGKQFVKNKKVIIKGTYEN, encoded by the coding sequence ATGTTTAGATTAATAAAAAATGTTGAAGTATACTCTCCCAAATTTCTTGGAATAAAGGATATTCTTTTTTACAATGATAAAATAGTAAAGATAGGAAATGATATAAATATTGATGGTTTTGACTGTGAAATTATAGATGGAACTGGGAAAAAAGCTATTCCAGGATATATTGATCAGCATATCCATATCACTGGTGGTGGTGGTGAAGGAAGTTTTAAAACAAGAGTACCTGAAGCTCCTCTATCTAAAATAGTTGAAGCTGGAGTTACTACAGTAGTTGGTGTACTTGGTACTGACAGCACTACAAGAAATGTTGAAAATCTTCTTGCTAAAGCTAAAAGCCTAAAAGAAGAAGGAATATCTTGCTATATTACAACAGGAGCTTATGAATTTCCTTCTCCTACTATTACTGGAACAGTAAAAAGGGATGTCACTTTTATTGAGGAAATAATAGGGGTAAAACTTGCTATTTCAGATCACAGAGCTTCTTTTATCAATGAAAATATTTTGGAGGATTTAGGCTCACAAGTGAGAACTGCTGGAATGTTTGCTGATAAAGCAGGAATAGTTGTTCTTCATATGGGTGATGGAAGCAGAGTTCTCTCTCAAGTATTGAATGTTATTAAAGATTCTGAAATACCAATCAAACATTTTATTCCTACACATGTAAACAGAAAGGCTGAAGTATTTGAAGCAGCTTTAGATTTTGCGAAAAGAGGTGGTTACATTGATATTACTTCTTCATTTACAGAGGAAGACTATATGACAGCAGCTAAAGGAGTAATTGCTGCTCAGAAAGCTGGAGTGCCTTTAGATCGTATTACATTCAGTTCTGATGGATATGGAAGTTTTTCAGATTATGATGAAGCAGGAAATCTTATCAGAATAGGTGCTTCCCCCATAGATACTGACCACCAGCAGATAATAGAGCTTGTTAAAAAATATGGATTTGATCTTGAAGAAGCCCTTCAATTTCTTACTGTAAATCCTGCCAAAGCTTTAAAACTTTATCCAAATAAAGGAATACTTACTGAAGGCAGCGACGCTGATATGATATTGCTAGATGAAAATTTAGATATCAATGATGTTTTTGCACTTGGAAAACAATTTGTAAAAAATAAAAAAGTTATTATTAAAGGAACATACGAAAATTGA
- a CDS encoding ABC transporter ATP-binding protein: MENMLEIKDLHVYYDNIHALKGISLNVKQGEIVSLIGANGAGKTTTLQTISGLIQSKLGNIIFEGKDITKEKSHKICEIGIAQVPEGRRIFSRLLVKDNLKLGAFTIKDTPENLEKDRARFYEVFPRMSERKNQMAGTLSGGEQQMLAMGRAIMSRPKLLILDEPSMGLSPLFVKEIFAVIKKLNEAGTTILLVEQNAKMALSISHRAYVIETGNITLEGNAKELMNNPEIKKAYLGA, encoded by the coding sequence ATGGAAAACATGCTTGAAATAAAAGATTTACACGTATATTATGATAATATTCATGCTTTAAAAGGAATTTCCCTAAATGTAAAACAGGGAGAAATAGTTTCTCTGATTGGAGCCAATGGTGCAGGGAAAACAACTACTTTGCAGACGATTTCTGGACTTATCCAATCTAAGTTGGGAAATATAATATTTGAAGGAAAAGACATCACTAAAGAGAAATCACATAAAATATGTGAAATTGGAATAGCTCAAGTTCCAGAAGGAAGAAGAATATTTTCAAGATTATTAGTAAAAGATAATTTAAAGTTAGGAGCTTTCACTATAAAAGATACTCCAGAAAATCTTGAAAAGGACCGTGCTAGATTTTATGAAGTTTTCCCGAGAATGTCTGAAAGAAAAAATCAAATGGCTGGAACACTTTCTGGTGGGGAGCAGCAGATGCTTGCTATGGGAAGAGCTATTATGAGCAGACCTAAGCTTTTAATACTTGATGAACCCTCTATGGGACTTTCACCATTATTTGTAAAAGAAATATTTGCAGTAATTAAAAAATTGAATGAAGCAGGAACTACTATCTTATTGGTAGAGCAAAATGCAAAAATGGCACTGTCTATATCTCATCGTGCATATGTTATTGAAACTGGCAACATAACACTTGAAGGAAATGCTAAAGAACTTATGAATAACCCAGAAATTAAAAAAGCATATTTAGGTGCTTAG
- a CDS encoding branched-chain amino acid ABC transporter permease, with product MEFLLQIINGLQIGSIYALVSLGYTMVYGIAQLINFAHGDIIMVGAYVSLFSIPVFTRIGLPVWLTVFPAIIICVILGTLTERIAYRPLRNSPRISNLITAIGVSLLLENTFMKLFTPNTRAFPKVFTNAPIVIGRMHLNFGTVVTIILTIALSVGLQCFMKKTKYGKAMMATSEDYGAAKLVGINVDNTIQLTFAIGSGLAAVASVLYVSAYPQVQPLMGSMLGIKAFIAAVLGGIGILPGAVIGGFILGIVESLTRAYLSSQLADAFVFAILIVVLLVKPTGILGKNMREKV from the coding sequence ATGGAATTTTTACTTCAGATAATAAATGGATTACAAATAGGAAGTATATATGCCTTGGTATCCTTAGGATATACAATGGTTTATGGAATAGCTCAACTCATAAACTTTGCTCATGGAGATATTATTATGGTAGGAGCATATGTTTCATTATTTAGTATTCCAGTCTTTACAAGAATAGGGTTGCCCGTATGGCTTACTGTATTTCCAGCTATAATTATATGTGTAATTTTAGGTACTTTGACAGAGAGGATAGCATATAGACCTCTTAGAAATTCACCAAGAATTTCTAACCTAATTACAGCCATAGGAGTAAGCTTATTATTAGAAAATACTTTTATGAAACTTTTCACTCCAAATACAAGAGCATTTCCAAAAGTATTTACAAATGCACCTATAGTTATAGGAAGAATGCATTTAAACTTTGGGACTGTAGTAACTATTATTCTTACAATAGCTTTATCAGTGGGGCTTCAATGTTTTATGAAAAAAACTAAATATGGAAAAGCAATGATGGCTACAAGTGAAGATTATGGAGCAGCAAAATTAGTTGGAATTAATGTAGATAATACAATTCAATTAACATTTGCAATTGGAAGTGGGCTGGCAGCAGTAGCATCTGTTCTCTATGTTTCAGCTTATCCTCAAGTTCAGCCTCTTATGGGATCTATGCTGGGAATAAAAGCTTTTATTGCAGCTGTTTTAGGAGGAATAGGAATTCTTCCAGGAGCAGTCATTGGAGGATTTATTTTGGGAATTGTAGAAAGTCTGACAAGAGCTTATCTTTCTTCTCAACTGGCAGATGCTTTTGTATTTGCTATCCTTATAGTTGTACTTTTAGTCAAGCCTACAGGCATACTAGGTAAAAATATGAGAGAAAAGGTATAG
- a CDS encoding GNAT family N-acetyltransferase translates to MEILRKISDKNGEFYIEKNGKRVAEMTFVFAGKDTLIADHTWVDDSQKGLRLGKQMFDQLVNYAREHSIKILATCPYVLHELKKHREELLDVIK, encoded by the coding sequence ATGGAAATTTTAAGAAAAATATCAGATAAAAATGGTGAATTTTATATTGAGAAAAATGGAAAAAGAGTTGCAGAAATGACTTTTGTTTTTGCGGGAAAAGATACACTAATAGCTGATCATACTTGGGTGGATGATAGTCAAAAAGGATTGAGACTTGGAAAACAAATGTTTGATCAGCTTGTAAATTATGCGAGGGAGCATTCAATTAAAATACTTGCTACTTGTCCTTATGTTCTTCATGAATTAAAAAAACATAGAGAAGAATTATTGGATGTTATTAAGTAG
- a CDS encoding TIGR03905 family TSCPD domain-containing protein: protein MHYYSTEKTCARQIGVSVDGDGIITEIEFVGGCDGNTHGLQNLILGMTKDEVIKRLNGIDCKGKGTSCPDQLAKILRKIK, encoded by the coding sequence ATGCATTACTATTCAACTGAAAAAACTTGTGCAAGACAGATAGGTGTTTCTGTAGATGGAGATGGAATCATAACTGAAATAGAATTTGTAGGAGGATGTGATGGAAACACTCATGGACTTCAAAATCTTATTTTAGGGATGACTAAAGATGAAGTTATTAAAAGATTAAATGGTATAGATTGTAAAGGAAAAGGAACTTCTTGTCCTGATCAGCTTGCAAAAATATTAAGAAAAATTAAATAA
- a CDS encoding ABC transporter ATP-binding protein has protein sequence MSNPILSAKDISITFGALKAVTDFNLEIKENELVGLIGPNGAGKTTVFNILTGVYSPTSGEYRFNGEVINKMPTFKLVKKGLARTFQNIRLFKYLSVLQNVLVANNFNMKYGILAGMFRTPKYWREEKEAEKKAMNLLKIFGLEEYAHTAAGNLPYGKQRKLEIARAMATNPKVLLLDEPAAGMNPTETEELMNTIRLIRDKFNIAILLIEHDMKLVLGICERLVVLDHGNIIASGDPKKVVNEPAVVTAYLGQDDEDETGEEEE, from the coding sequence ATGAGTAATCCTATTTTAAGTGCAAAAGATATATCTATCACTTTTGGTGCTCTTAAAGCTGTTACAGATTTTAATCTTGAAATAAAAGAAAATGAGCTTGTAGGACTTATTGGACCAAATGGTGCAGGAAAAACAACAGTTTTTAATATTCTTACTGGAGTATATTCTCCAACTTCTGGGGAATATAGATTTAATGGAGAGGTTATCAATAAGATGCCTACATTTAAATTAGTTAAAAAGGGACTGGCAAGAACATTTCAGAATATCAGACTTTTTAAATATCTTTCTGTTCTTCAAAATGTACTTGTAGCAAATAATTTTAATATGAAATATGGAATACTGGCTGGAATGTTTCGTACTCCCAAATACTGGAGAGAAGAAAAAGAAGCTGAAAAAAAAGCTATGAATCTTTTAAAAATATTCGGATTAGAAGAATATGCACATACAGCAGCAGGAAATCTTCCATATGGAAAACAAAGAAAACTGGAGATAGCACGTGCAATGGCTACTAATCCAAAGGTACTTCTTTTAGATGAACCAGCAGCAGGAATGAATCCTACAGAAACTGAAGAACTCATGAATACTATTCGTTTAATTAGGGATAAATTCAATATAGCAATTCTTTTGATAGAACATGATATGAAACTGGTACTAGGAATTTGTGAAAGACTTGTTGTATTGGATCATGGAAATATAATTGCCTCTGGAGATCCTAAGAAAGTGGTAAATGAACCAGCAGTTGTTACAGCATATCTTGGACAGGATGATGAGGATGAAACTGGAGAAGAGGAGGAATAA
- a CDS encoding branched-chain amino acid ABC transporter permease: MSKTKMISYISTFILLAVLYFILIGMIGAGFISRYQTNILTLICINIILAVSLNVTVGCLGQITIGHAGFMSVGAYAAALFAKSGIVEGIPGYILALIIGGIVAGIIGIIIGIPALRLNGDYLAIITLAFGEIIRVLIEYFSFTGGAQGLRGIPRFNKFGVIYIIMAVSVMMMFSVMTSRHGRAVLSIREDEIASGASGINTTYYKTFAFTISAVFAGVAGGVYAHYLGILGARQFDYNYSINILVMVVLGGMGSFTGSILSAIALTILPEVLRGFSDYRMIVYSLLLIMTMIFRPTGLLGRKEFQITKVIERFMKKKGDTNE, encoded by the coding sequence ATGTCAAAAACAAAAATGATTAGTTATATTTCAACATTTATTTTATTAGCAGTTCTTTATTTCATACTTATAGGCATGATTGGAGCTGGATTTATTTCAAGATATCAAACAAATATTCTTACCCTTATCTGTATAAATATAATTCTTGCTGTAAGTCTTAATGTTACAGTTGGGTGCCTGGGACAGATAACTATTGGACATGCTGGATTTATGTCTGTTGGAGCATATGCTGCTGCCTTATTTGCTAAAAGCGGAATTGTTGAAGGAATTCCTGGATATATTCTGGCTCTTATTATTGGAGGAATAGTCGCTGGAATTATTGGAATCATAATTGGTATTCCAGCTCTTAGATTAAATGGAGATTATCTTGCTATTATTACATTGGCATTTGGAGAAATTATAAGAGTTCTTATTGAATATTTCAGTTTTACTGGAGGAGCACAAGGACTTCGTGGAATTCCTCGTTTCAATAAATTTGGTGTTATTTATATAATTATGGCTGTATCTGTTATGATGATGTTTTCAGTCATGACCAGCAGACATGGACGGGCTGTTTTATCCATTCGTGAAGATGAAATAGCAAGTGGTGCTTCTGGTATCAACACTACATATTATAAGACATTTGCATTTACTATTTCAGCTGTATTCGCAGGAGTGGCTGGGGGAGTTTATGCACATTATCTTGGTATATTAGGTGCAAGACAGTTTGACTACAACTATTCAATCAATATACTGGTAATGGTTGTACTGGGAGGAATGGGAAGTTTTACAGGTTCTATTCTTTCAGCAATAGCCTTAACTATTCTGCCAGAGGTTCTTCGTGGATTCTCTGATTATCGTATGATAGTTTATTCTCTGCTCCTTATTATGACAATGATATTCCGTCCAACTGGATTATTAGGACGTAAAGAATTCCAGATAACTAAGGTAATTGAAAGATTTATGAAGAAAAAAGGTGATACAAATGAGTAA
- a CDS encoding AEC family transporter: MITYILLKQIIIMFMLMGVGAVLYKLKYITDQGAKEFGNVLLRIIIPSVIIKSYIVEFTPEKFRDMWMSTGLALLGLLLAMAVSAVVYGKRKPIENFASSFSNAGFIGIPLTQAVFGSEAVFYVAAYVTLLNLFQWTYGVFIMTGETENIKPKNLITNPMLVSMIIGLVTFLFSIPVHETVVKTIGFLASMNTPVAMLVLGVFLAKADIKDIFLDYKIYPCMAMRLLVIPLITLGIFYFLPIDNTIMVMSVLIAACTSVGGNIAIFAQQYNRNYLLAIKTVCLSTILSIVTIPLFFMAVQMLYM, from the coding sequence TTGATTACTTACATTTTACTGAAACAAATAATAATAATGTTTATGCTTATGGGGGTAGGTGCTGTACTTTATAAATTAAAATACATCACTGATCAGGGAGCAAAGGAATTTGGAAATGTTTTACTTCGTATAATTATACCAAGTGTTATTATTAAATCATATATAGTTGAATTTACTCCAGAAAAATTCAGAGATATGTGGATGTCAACTGGACTGGCTCTTTTAGGACTTCTTTTGGCAATGGCAGTTTCAGCTGTTGTCTATGGTAAAAGAAAACCAATTGAAAATTTTGCTTCATCATTTTCAAATGCTGGATTCATTGGAATTCCACTTACACAAGCAGTTTTTGGCAGTGAAGCTGTCTTTTATGTAGCTGCTTATGTCACTCTTCTAAATCTTTTTCAATGGACTTATGGAGTATTTATAATGACTGGAGAAACTGAAAATATAAAACCTAAAAACCTTATTACCAATCCAATGCTTGTAAGTATGATAATAGGTCTTGTAACATTTCTTTTCTCAATTCCTGTACACGAAACAGTTGTAAAAACAATAGGTTTTCTTGCCTCAATGAATACTCCAGTTGCTATGTTAGTATTAGGTGTATTTCTTGCTAAAGCTGATATAAAAGATATTTTTCTTGATTATAAAATCTATCCATGCATGGCTATGAGGCTTTTAGTTATTCCATTGATAACTTTAGGAATATTTTATTTCCTACCAATAGATAATACTATTATGGTAATGTCAGTTCTTATTGCTGCTTGTACTTCAGTTGGAGGAAACATTGCAATCTTTGCGCAACAGTATAATAGAAATTATCTTCTTGCCATAAAAACAGTTTGTCTCAGTACTATTCTTTCTATTGTTACAATACCATTGTTCTTTATGGCAGTTCAAATGTTATATATGTGA
- a CDS encoding ABC transporter substrate-binding protein: MKKKLITILSLALFILGCSSKDGEKKSGVPQEKVVVVSQGSKPKSLDPNMYNEIPALAVTEQIFNTLLRVDDKGNVVPELAESYEYVSPTELVIKIKKNVKFHNGDIMTVNDVVFSLNRMLEKPASRIMVEIIDKIDIIDDSTIKLTLKNSSAPLLFSLAHPLTAILNEKDTKAKNDMIATEPMGTGPYKFVSWGDGEKIEFVAFDDYFEGRPKIDKLIIRAITENSSRLAALETGEIDIAYSVAPVDTGVIENNKKLELISAPTTSTEYMTLNTTKAPFNNKDFRVALNYALDKQSMADSVFMGKARPATTIVNPNVFGYSSEVLGFEYNPEKAKELIKKSGVANPNFKLYVNDNAVRLQLAQIVQANFKEIGIDMEIETLEWGAYLQRTAQGEHTAFIGGWVSGTSDADIVLYPLLHSSSHGGAGNRAFYTNKEFDKEVELARATSDPEVRKTHYKNAQMILQEESPLIVLLYKNENIGINKRIKGFKFDPTTMHNLYNLDIVEVK, from the coding sequence ATGAAGAAAAAATTAATTACAATTTTAAGTCTGGCTCTCTTTATTTTGGGATGTTCATCTAAAGATGGAGAAAAGAAATCAGGTGTACCACAAGAAAAAGTAGTAGTAGTTTCACAAGGATCAAAACCTAAGAGTCTAGATCCTAATATGTATAACGAAATCCCTGCTCTTGCTGTTACAGAGCAAATATTTAATACTCTTTTAAGAGTTGATGACAAAGGGAATGTAGTGCCTGAACTAGCTGAATCTTATGAATATGTTTCTCCTACAGAACTTGTTATTAAGATTAAGAAAAATGTAAAATTTCATAATGGAGATATTATGACTGTCAATGATGTAGTTTTTAGCCTTAATAGAATGCTTGAAAAACCTGCCAGCAGAATTATGGTTGAAATTATTGATAAAATAGATATTATAGATGATTCAACTATTAAACTTACTTTAAAAAATAGTTCTGCTCCTTTATTATTCAGCTTAGCTCATCCATTAACTGCTATTTTAAATGAAAAAGACACAAAAGCTAAAAATGATATGATTGCTACTGAACCTATGGGAACTGGTCCTTACAAATTTGTAAGCTGGGGAGATGGAGAAAAGATTGAATTTGTAGCTTTTGATGATTATTTTGAAGGAAGACCTAAAATAGATAAGCTTATAATAAGAGCTATAACTGAAAACAGCAGCAGACTTGCAGCTCTTGAGACAGGAGAAATAGATATTGCTTACTCTGTAGCTCCTGTAGATACTGGAGTTATTGAAAACAATAAAAAGCTTGAGCTTATTTCTGCTCCAACTACATCAACTGAGTATATGACTTTAAACACAACTAAAGCTCCTTTTAATAATAAAGACTTCAGAGTTGCTTTAAACTATGCACTTGATAAACAAAGCATGGCTGACTCTGTATTTATGGGAAAAGCTAGACCAGCAACTACTATAGTAAATCCAAATGTTTTTGGTTATTCAAGTGAAGTTCTTGGATTTGAATACAATCCAGAAAAAGCTAAAGAACTTATAAAAAAATCTGGGGTTGCTAATCCAAACTTTAAACTATATGTAAATGATAATGCTGTAAGGTTACAGCTTGCTCAAATAGTTCAGGCTAACTTTAAAGAGATTGGAATAGATATGGAAATAGAAACTCTTGAATGGGGAGCTTATCTGCAAAGAACTGCTCAAGGTGAACATACTGCTTTCATAGGCGGATGGGTATCTGGAACTTCTGATGCTGATATCGTTCTTTATCCACTTCTTCACAGCAGTTCACATGGTGGTGCTGGAAACAGAGCTTTCTATACTAACAAGGAATTTGATAAGGAAGTAGAACTTGCACGTGCAACTTCTGATCCAGAAGTAAGAAAAACTCATTATAAAAATGCTCAAATGATATTACAAGAAGAATCTCCATTAATTGTTCTTCTATACAAAAATGAAAATATAGGAATTAATAAAAGAATAAAAGGATTTAAATTTGATCCAACTACAAT
- a CDS encoding YkvA family protein yields MSEKNIKEEDIDLENIQYQEKYDEKTFLNKLGSVVKKVGLKGVYYILILYFTMKKKGIPPREKSIIIGALGYFILPLDILPDITPLVGYTDDLIALGLALAKVAPYIDDDVKAKAKDAVKKLFKTTDEELEKFL; encoded by the coding sequence ATGTCAGAAAAAAATATTAAGGAAGAAGATATTGACCTTGAGAACATACAATATCAAGAGAAATATGATGAGAAAACTTTTCTTAACAAATTAGGAAGTGTTGTAAAAAAAGTAGGATTAAAAGGTGTTTATTATATATTGATTCTATATTTTACTATGAAGAAAAAAGGAATACCGCCAAGAGAAAAATCTATTATAATAGGAGCTTTAGGATATTTTATCCTCCCATTGGATATTCTTCCAGATATTACTCCATTGGTTGGATATACTGATGATTTAATAGCTTTGGGATTAGCTCTTGCAAAAGTAGCCCCATATATTGATGATGATGTAAAAGCAAAAGCTAAGGATGCAGTAAAAAAACTTTTTAAAACTACTGATGAGGAATTAGAGAAATTCCTATAA
- a CDS encoding ABC transporter substrate-binding protein, with protein sequence MKKFTTALLGLSLLLTSCGGNSEKPVANAEKKEPEVIKIGGLAPLTGGLAIYGITASNASKLAFEEINANGGILGKKVEFIVYDEKGDSTEAVTAYNRLVDDGIVALIGDITSKPTLAVAEIAAQDNMPMITPTGTQYNITEAGPNVFRVCFTDPYQGVVLANFAQQKLNAKTAAVLVNNSSDYSDGIAKSFIEEAEKLGITIVGKEGYADGDKDFKAQLTKIAPTNPDVLVVPEYYEQAALIATQAREVGIKSTFIGPDGWDGIAKALDKSAYSAIENSYFTNHYSTQDTSEKVQNFIKSYKAKYNEDPSAFSALGYDAAYIVKASIEKAGSTDRKAVVEAMKNINYDGVTGQLTFDAKNNPVKAVTIIKIIDGNYTFDSVIQPK encoded by the coding sequence ATGAAAAAATTTACCACAGCTTTATTAGGACTTTCATTATTATTAACATCATGTGGAGGTAATAGTGAAAAACCAGTAGCCAATGCTGAAAAGAAAGAACCTGAAGTCATTAAAATAGGAGGATTAGCACCACTTACTGGAGGACTTGCCATTTATGGTATTACTGCATCAAATGCAAGCAAACTAGCTTTTGAAGAAATCAATGCCAATGGAGGAATTCTAGGAAAAAAAGTAGAGTTTATTGTTTACGATGAAAAAGGAGATTCTACTGAAGCAGTCACTGCATATAACAGACTAGTTGATGATGGGATTGTAGCTCTTATTGGAGATATTACATCAAAACCTACTCTGGCAGTTGCAGAAATTGCTGCACAGGATAATATGCCTATGATTACCCCTACAGGAACTCAATATAATATCACTGAAGCAGGACCTAATGTATTTCGTGTATGCTTTACTGATCCATATCAAGGAGTTGTTTTAGCAAACTTTGCACAACAAAAACTTAATGCAAAAACTGCTGCTGTTTTAGTAAATAACTCAAGTGACTATTCTGATGGAATTGCTAAGTCATTTATTGAGGAAGCTGAAAAACTTGGAATCACTATTGTAGGTAAAGAAGGATATGCAGATGGGGATAAAGATTTTAAAGCTCAGTTAACAAAGATTGCTCCTACTAACCCTGATGTTTTAGTTGTACCTGAATATTATGAGCAAGCAGCTTTAATTGCAACTCAAGCAAGAGAAGTTGGAATCAAATCTACTTTTATTGGTCCAGATGGATGGGATGGAATTGCTAAAGCACTAGATAAATCAGCTTATAGTGCTATTGAAAATAGTTATTTTACAAATCATTATTCAACACAGGATACTTCTGAAAAAGTACAAAACTTTATTAAATCTTATAAAGCTAAATATAATGAAGATCCATCTGCTTTCTCTGCTCTAGGATATGATGCTGCTTATATCGTAAAAGCTTCTATTGAAAAAGCTGGTTCTACAGATAGAAAAGCTGTTGTTGAAGCAATGAAAAATATAAATTATGATGGTGTAACTGGACAACTTACTTTTGATGCTAAAAATAACCCAGTAAAAGCTGTAACTATAATTAAAATTATAGATGGAAACTATACATTTGACTCAGTTATTCAGCCTAAATAG
- a CDS encoding class I SAM-dependent methyltransferase has translation MELRDEYEKQQKYRKWMEILELLPIENNQIIADLGCGTGGFTEIVSERVKHVIAVDRNKNLLNNLKEKNIKNVNIIENDISNIDYITEELDGIFSSYSIAYFPKDMKKVIENWVEKLKVGGWIALIEIDDLLRGHQPLSEENFGKLARYEEHIKENGVYDFQAGRKIKNILKRLYMEIITEKDLEDTELTASGIMDDEVFEMWKSRLDRLDINKYYPEKISKEIKQELLSLFKNPEHQNNTKVKFIAAKKI, from the coding sequence ATGGAATTGAGAGATGAATATGAAAAACAACAGAAATATCGTAAATGGATGGAAATACTGGAATTACTTCCTATAGAAAATAATCAGATTATTGCTGATTTGGGATGTGGAACTGGCGGATTTACTGAAATAGTTTCAGAAAGAGTAAAGCATGTAATAGCTGTTGACAGAAATAAAAATCTCCTCAATAACCTAAAAGAAAAGAATATAAAAAATGTAAATATAATAGAGAATGATATTTCAAATATCGACTATATCACGGAAGAATTAGATGGAATATTCTCAAGTTATTCAATAGCTTATTTTCCCAAAGATATGAAGAAAGTTATTGAAAACTGGGTGGAAAAGTTAAAGGTTGGGGGCTGGATAGCCTTAATAGAAATTGATGATCTTTTAAGAGGACATCAGCCTTTATCAGAAGAAAATTTTGGAAAACTTGCAAGATATGAAGAACATATAAAAGAAAATGGAGTATATGATTTTCAGGCAGGAAGAAAAATTAAAAATATTCTTAAAAGATTATATATGGAAATAATTACGGAGAAAGACCTTGAAGATACTGAACTGACAGCTTCTGGAATTATGGATGATGAAGTTTTTGAAATGTGGAAAAGTCGTTTAGATAGATTAGATATAAATAAATATTATCCAGAAAAAATTTCAAAGGAAATAAAACAAGAGCTTTTATCACTTTTTAAAAATCCTGAACATCAAAATAATACAAAGGTAAAATTTATTGCAGCAAAAAAGATTTAG
- a CDS encoding putative ABC transporter permease — MYKYLYYFFIYSFLGWCLEVCYAALNTGKFINRGFLNGPYCPIYGVGVVIIILFVFPLRKNIFVLFIASVLLTSILELTTGFALEKIFDYRWWDYSNVPFNIGGYVCLKFSLMWGIACIIVVDIIHPLVSNFVKWIPHFISKILLGIMIIAIVIDLVASVRTVLKLNLRLDRIDKIAIDIHNFSNGIGSELTTDFLTTNEKIKKLNQEKENLIKKLNWDQKRLLKAFPTMKSNYHKESLDNIKNNLN; from the coding sequence ATGTACAAATATCTTTACTATTTTTTTATCTACTCTTTTTTAGGATGGTGTCTGGAAGTATGCTATGCAGCTTTAAATACAGGAAAGTTTATTAACAGAGGATTTCTGAATGGACCTTATTGCCCTATTTATGGTGTTGGAGTTGTTATTATTATCTTATTTGTATTTCCTTTAAGAAAAAATATATTTGTCCTTTTTATAGCTTCAGTTCTCCTTACTTCTATATTAGAATTGACAACTGGATTTGCTTTGGAAAAAATATTTGATTATAGGTGGTGGGATTATTCAAATGTTCCATTTAATATTGGTGGATATGTGTGTCTTAAATTTTCTCTTATGTGGGGAATAGCATGTATCATAGTTGTAGACATTATTCATCCATTAGTTAGTAACTTTGTAAAATGGATACCACATTTTATTAGTAAAATTTTATTAGGCATAATGATAATAGCTATAGTTATAGACTTAGTTGCTTCTGTAAGAACTGTCTTAAAGCTAAATTTAAGATTAGATAGAATAGACAAAATAGCTATAGATATACATAATTTTTCAAATGGTATAGGAAGTGAATTAACTACTGATTTCTTAACTACAAATGAAAAAATCAAAAAACTGAATCAGGAAAAAGAAAACTTAATAAAAAAACTGAATTGGGATCAAAAGCGTCTTTTAAAAGCTTTTCCTACTATGAAATCAAATTATCATAAAGAATCACTGGATAATATAAAAAATAATTTAAATTAA